In the Streptomyces sp. 3214.6 genome, ATCGCGGAGCCCTGGGACGTCGGCGAGGGCGGCTACCAGGTCGGGAACTTCCCGCCGCTGTGGACCGAGTGGAACGGCAAGTACCGCGACACCGTGCGGGATGTGTGGCGGGGGGAGTCGCGCGCGGTCGGCGAGTTCGCCTCCCGGCTGACCGGCTCCTCCGACCTCTACCAGGACGACGGCCGCCGGCCGCTGGCCTCCATCAACTTCGTGACCTGCCACGACGGGTTCACCCTGCACGACCTGGTCTCCTACGACACCAAGCACAACCAGGCCAACGGGGAGGACAACCGGGACGGCGAGAGCCACAACCGGTCGTGGAACTGCGGCGCGGAGGGCGAGAGCGACGACCCGGAGGTGCTGCGGCTGCGGGCGCGGCAGATGCGCAATTTCGTCGCCACGCTGATGCTGTCCCAGGGCGTGCCCATGATCAGCCATGGGGATGAGTTCGGCCGCACCCAGAAGGGCAACAACAACGCCTACTGCCAGGACAGCGAGCTGTCCTGGGTCGAGTGGCCCGAGGCCGACGAAGGCGGAGCGGGGGAAGCCGGAGCAGGGGGAACCGGAGCGGACCTGCTGGAGTTCACGCGCGCGTTGGTGTGGCTGCGCAAGGAGCACCCCGTCTTCCGGCGGCGCCGCTTCTTCCACGGCCGGCCCGTGGAGGGCACCCACGACGAGCTGTCGGACATCGCCTGGTTCACGCCCGAGGGGACGGAGATGACACCGCGGGACTGGGACCGGGCGCAGGCGTCCGCTCTGTCGGTGTTCCTCAACGGCAACGCGATCTCCGAGCCGGGCGCGCGCGGCGAACGGATCACCGACGACTCCTTCCTGCTGATGTTCAACGCCTCGGCCAAACCACTGGAGTTCGTGGTTCCGGTCGACCACGGCCGTCAGTGGCAGGTCGTCGTGGACACGGCGAACCCGGAGGCGGTGGCGCAGGGTGCGGGCACGAAGGTGCAGGCCGGGGCACGGCTGACACTGGTCGACCGCAGCATGACGGTGCTGCAACGGCCCACCCGGCCCCTGTGAGGGGCTCTGAAGGGCTCTGAGGAGGGATCTGAAGAGGGGTGACCCGACTCGCCCGGAGGGGGTGTGACAGGAAACGCGGCGGGGCGGGTACGTAGGTGGTCATGACCCCTGAGCGACGTGCCGCCCCTGTTCCCGTGCCGCCCACGGCGACCTACCGGCTGCAGCTGCAGCCCGCGTTCCCGTTCCGGGCCGCCGCGGCGGCCGTGCCGTACCTGGCCTCGCTCGGCGTCTCACATCTGCATCTGTCCCCCGTCCTGGAGGCCGTGCCCGGATCCCCGCACGGCTACGACGTCGTCGACCCCACGCGCGTGCGTACGGAACTGGGCGGCGAGGAGGGGCTGCGGGAGCTGGCGCGCACCGCGCGCGAGCACGGGCTCGGCCTGGTGGTGGACATCGTGCCCAACCACATGGCGATGGCCCCGCGCCACAACCGCGCCCTGTGGGAGGTGCTGCGCGAGGGGCCGGGCTCGCCGTACGCGCGCTGGTTCGACATCGACTGGGAGGCGCAGGGCGGCCAGGTGCTGCTGCCGGTGCTGGGCGGTCCGGTGGGGGCGGAGCTGGCGCACCTGCGGGTGGACGGCGACGTCCTGCGCTACCACGACCACGTCTTCCCGCTGCGCGAGGGCACCGCGGACCTGCCGCTGCCGCGGCTGCTGGACGCCCAGTGGTACCGGCCGGCGTGGTGGCGGCTGGCCCGCACCGAACTGAACTACCGGCGCTTCTTCAGCATCTCGGAGCTCATCGGGGTGCGGGTGGAGGATCCGGAGGTGTTCGAGGCCACCCACGGCACGATCCTGCGGCTGCTGCACGAGGGCGTGGTGGACGGGCTGCGCGTCGACCACCCCGACGGCCTCGCCGACCCCGACGGCTACCTGGAGCGGCTGCACGGGGCGAGCCGCGGCCGCTGGACGGTCGTCGAGAAGATCCTGGCCGACGGGGAGCGGCTGCCGGACTCCTGGCCGGTCGCCGGCACCACCGGCTACGACGCCCTGCGCCGCGTCGACGGCCTCTTCACCGACCCCGCGGGCGCCGGGGAGCTCCTGGGCCACTACCGGCGCTTCGCGGCCCCGCAGACGGACCGGGGCGGCGACTGGGCGGCGACGGTGCGGCGGGCGGCGTACGGGGTGCTCGGCCACGAGTTGGCGGCCGAGACGGAGCGGCTGACCCGGGCGGCGTCCCGGGTGTGCGCCACGTCGGCCGACCCCGCGCTGCGGGACCGGGCGCCCTGGGCCCTGCGCACGGCCCTGGAGGAACTGCTCGTCCGTCTGGAGGTGTACCGGCCGTACGCCTCGGGCGACCCGGCGGCTGTCGTCACCGAGGAGGCCGCCGAAGCGGCCCGGCAGGCGTTCGTGGTGCCGCAGGAGGCGGGCGCTGTCGACGTGGTGCGGGGCCTGGTGCTGGGCGGGGAGGGGCCGTCGGGGGCGGAGTTCCGGGCGCGGTTCGCGCAGACGTCGTCCGCGCTGCGGGCCAAGTCGGTGGAGGACACGGCGTTCTACCGGTATGTGCCGCTGCTGTCGGCGAACGAGGTGGGCGGCGACCCGGGTGCCCCGGGTGTGTCCCCGGCCGGCTTCCACACGTACTGCGCGCGCGTGCAGCGCGACTGGCCGGCCACCGGGACGGTCGTGTCGACGCACGACACCAAGCGCAGCGCCGACGTGCGCGCCGCGCTCGCCGTGCTCACCGAGTGCCCGCAGCGCTGGGCGGACGTCCTGGAGCAGGCCATGCGCACGCGGGAGGACGCGACGGACGGCGCGGCGGACGGCCCGGCGGACGCCATGGCGGACGCGCAGCTGGCGTGGGCGGCCTGGCAGACGGTCTTCGGGCTCGGCCCGGCGGCCCCGGAGCGCGTCCAGGAGGCACTGCTGAAGCATGTGCGCGAGGCGGGGCTGTACACGAGCTGGACGGAGCAGGAGCCGCCGTACGAGGAGGCGGTGGCCGCGTTCGTGGCGGCGGGGCCGTGCGGGGCGCCGGGCGAGGGGGTGGCCGCGCTGCGCGCCGCCCTGGAGCCGTACGTCCGGGCGAACGTGCTCGGCACGGCGCTGGTGCATCTGACGATGCCGGGGGTGCCGGACCTCTACCAGGGCACGGAGAGCGAGTACCGGGCGCTGGTGGACCCGGACAACCGGCGCCCGGTGCGGTTCCCTCCGGCGGATCCCGGCGTCAAGGACGCGGTCACGGCGGCCGCGCTGCGGCTGCGCCGACGGCGGCCGGACGCCTTCGGGGAGAGGGCGACCTACGAGCCGCTGCCGGCCGAGGGAGCGGCCGCGGAGCACTGTCTGGCGTTCGCGCGCTCCGGCCGGGTCGTCACGGCCGTGACGCGGCTGTCGCTGCGGCTGGCGGGGACGGGGGGCTGGCGCGAGACCCGGCTGACGCTGCCGCCGGGGCGATGGGTCGACGTCCTGGCCGAGGAACGGGAGCCCGCCCGCGCGTTCACGGGGCACGCGCGCGTGGCGGACCTCTTCGAGCGGCTGCCGGTGGCGCTGCTGGAGCGGGCGGACTGAGCGGGTACGCGCATCCGAGCGCCCCCCGGAGCCTCCCGAAGGCTCCCGAAGGCTCCCCCCGGGCGTCCTTGACAGTTCACAGAGACCGTGGGGTACTGCGGATGCGAAGGCCGGGCGGACGAATACGGGGGTGAGTCTCCTGCCGGAGCTGCGCTACCCCACGGTGACCGAACTGACCACTTTTGCCCGGATGTTGGCCACACACCAGCCCGGTATGTGCGCGCTGCGGCAGGTGGGGGTCTCCCGGGCGGGCCGGCCACTGCACCTGTTGTCCGTGGGACATGCCCGGCGGGCCGTGCTCGTCGTGGCGGGCGCCCACGCCAACGAGCCGACCGGGGGTTCGACGCTGCTGGCGCTCGCCGAACGGGTGCTGTACGAGCGGGAGTTGCGGGACGGGACGTCGTGGCACTTTCTGCTCTGCGCGGACCCCGACGGGGCGAGTCTGCATGTGACCCCGGCGCCGCGCAGTCTGCTGGAGTACCACCTCGGCTTCTTCCGGCCCGCCGGTCCGGAACAGCCGGAGTGGTCCCCCGCCGTGCTGCCGCCGGACCGGCTGCCGCCCGAGACGCGCGCGTTGACCCAGGTCATCGACGAGGTGCGGCCCTATCTCCAGGTGACCCTGCACGGCACCGATCTGGGCGGCAGCTGGGTGCAGTTGACGAAGGACATCCCCGGACTCGCCGAGCCCTTCGCCAAGTCCGCGGCCCAACTGCACATCCCGGTGGAGACGGGCGCCTCCGACGCGGCGGGCTGGCCGGCGTCGGGGCCCGGGGTGCATGTGATGCCGGCCGCCGGGGCGGACGCGGCGTACCCGAGCATGCCGGACGACGCACGGCACAGCACCTGGTACCACGCCCACCGCTACGGCGGTCTGACCGCGGTGGTGGAGGTGCCGATGTGGGCGAGCGACATGGTGGACGACCCCGCCCCGCATCCCGCCCCGGCCGCGGCGATCCGGCGGTTGGCGCGGCGGCTGCTGCGGGACACGACGGAGGTCGAGCGGGTCCTCGTAGAGGCGCTGCCGCGGCTCGAGGGCGTCGACGGGCCTCTGCTGCGGGCGGCCAGATGGTCGCTGGAGCTGGTGCCGGGGCTGGCCGCGGACTGGACTGACACCCCGCCCGCGGCCACGACGATGGCGTACGTCGGCAGCGTCGACGCCTTCGCCCGCCGGCTGCCGTTGCGGGCGGCGGCGATGCTGTGGCGGGTGTTGCAGGAGAGCGACGACTGTGCGGCCCCGCGCCTGCAGCAGCTCGTTCAGCTGTGGAGCGACGCCTTCGCCGACCGCTTCCGGGCCCGCTGGGTGCCGTTGGAGCACCAGGTCGAGCACCAGTCCCGCACGGTCGTCGCGGCGGCCCTGCACGCCCGGGAGCGGGCGGCGTAGGGCCGCCCGCGCCCGTCCGGGTCAGACCTCGGGGGTCTGGTCGTCGTCCAGGGCGAACACCGCTCCCGTCATGGCCTCCCGTTCGCAGTCGTTGCCGAAGGTGTGCCGGTAGTCGACCGGGCGTCCGTTCCACCGCCCCTGCGCGCGGACGGTCACCGGGGCGTACATGAGCGTGCAGACGCGGCTGCTGTCCCCGGCGACGGCGTTCATGTCCCCGCCGGCCCGGGCCAGGACGTCGCAGGCCTCGGCGGCGCGGGAGTGGCCCTGCGGCGGGTCGCACAGCAGCAGGGTGCCGCGGGTGTCGCTGGAGCGGGAGTCGCCCCGGGTGACGGTGAGCTCGAGCCAGTTGCCCGGCAGGGAGTCGGCGGCGTCGCGGGAGGCCGCCAGGGCGGGGGCGGCGCCGACGGCGAGGAGGAGGGCGGCCGCGGCCGGCAGGGCGCGTCGGACGGCTTTCGCTGGACAGAGATCGTTGAGGAAGTGCGTCATTCCCGGTGCATCGGCACGGCGGGACGGCTACCCCAGTCCGACTCACCCGAACGGCCAGGGGCGGGTTCGGCGGCGCGCCGGCCGGCCAGCTCGAACGCGGCGAGCACGACCCGCGCCTGGTACTCCGCCTGGCGGGCGACGGGGATCCAGCGCGCCCCGCAGTCCTCCTGGTAGCCGGCGCACCAGGCGTCGATGAGCCGGTCCAGCTCGGGCAGCACGCCCGAGGGGTCGCGGCCGGCGCCGCGGACGAGCTGGTGCAGCAGGCCCGCCGTCCGCACGGCGATCCGGCGGCCGGCGATGCGCAGCGCGGTCAGATGGCCGGTGCTGAGCGGCGGGAGCGGGCGAGCGGGGTCGGCGGTGTCGGGGTCCCAGGCGTTCGCGAGGCCGGGGCAGACCAGGAGGTGGTCGTTCACCGGGGCGAGCAGCCGCGCCGTGTCCGGGGTGCCGGCGAGGTGGGGCCGCACGCGCGCGAGGATGCGTTCCAGCACCTGGACGTCGTGGCGCAGGGCGCCGCTCACGGCCCGCAGCACCGCGTCCCGGGCGGCGGGCGGCGAGCCGTCCTCGACGGCGGCGACGCCCCACATGGGGGCCTCGACGACCGCGGTGAGCGTGCCGTGCCGGTGCGGGTGGTACCAGGTCGACTCGACGGCGGCCTCGGTGATGGCGGCGGCCAGATCGCGCGGGCGCGGCGGCGGGATTTGGTAGACGGCGGGACCCAGCCGCGACCAGTACAGGGTGTCGTAGGGGCCGAGTTCTCGGGGGATGCCGAGGCGGGCGGCGGCGTGGGCGACCCGCTGGGCGAGTAAGGGCAGGTCACGGGTGAGTTCCACAAAGGCGCCGCCGATGTCGACGCCGTGCAGCGAGCACTGGAAGAAAGGTTTCAGCTCGTCCTGGAGGCGGAGCAGCGCACGGGTCTCCGGCAGTGTGGCGGCGGCCGCGCCGTCGGGCAGCCACTCGGGCTGTTCCAGGAAACCGGGCCGGAAGAAGTTCCGGAAGTATCGGCCGAGGCTGTAGGGGCCGGTCAGCCAGCCCTCGTTGCGGCGCAGACCGTCGGGGTCGAGGCAGAGCAGCAGGTTCCAGGTGGCGTCGGCGCCGACGGTGAGCCGCGGGTCGGCGAGGACGCGGTCGGCCAGCCGCAGCACGGTGGCGCCGCCGACCGGCTCGTTGGCGTGCGGTCCGGCGACGACGAGCGCCTGGCGGGCGCCCCGGCCGAGAGAGAGCAGCCACAGGGGCGTGCCCGCGCGGGAGACCCCGACGCGGCGCAGCCGGACGTCCCCGGGGCTGCGGACGGTGAGCGCGGCCGCGCGGGCCGCGAGTTCGTCCACGGTCGGGTAGCGGAGGAGGGGCGGCAGGGCACACCTCCACAGGGCGGTGCCGTCGGTTCACCTGGCGTGTCTGGAGTACGACAGTGGGTCATGGGTCGGGGGTACGTCAACACCGCGACGGGTGAGGGGACTTGAGCGGGTTCAACTCACCGAGAGACGGAACGCCATGCGCCCGAAGGCGACCTGGTCGCCCTCGCGGACCACGGCCGCGCCGATGACGCGGCGGCCGTTGACGGTCGTGCCGTTGGTCGAGCCGAGGTCGCGCAGCACCCACATGCCGCTCTGCCGGGAGAGTTCGGCGTGCACCCGCGAGACGCTGTCGTGGGTCAGCCTGAGGCCGCTCGCCGGGTCGCGGCCGATGCGCAGCGCGCGGTCGGTGCCCGGGTGCGGCAGCAACAGCTTGGGCAGCCGCTCGGCCTGCCAGGCCCGGCGCAGCCGGACCGTGAAGCCGGAGACCGCCTCGACGGCGCCGAAGACCACCCGGGAGAAGCGGCTCTCCGCGGGCAGATCGGCGGTGAGGACGGCGAGCTCGTCCGAGCGGCGGGCGGCGAGGGCCAGCTCCATGCGCCGGATGAACGTGTCGTGCGACAGACGCCCCAGGGCGACGCCGTCACGCAGCACCTTCAGCGCCCGGTCGCGCTCCGCGTCCGACAACCGCGCGGGGTACGTGTTGAACTCGAAAGACGACGTCACGTTGGTGATTGTCGGTCAGTGAACCCTGGGTGTCCAGAAAACGGGAAAGAGGGTGTCCGCGGAGCGCACGGCTCCCGGTTGGAGGACGATGGAGGCGCTACATCACGGTGAGCAGACGAAGGGGACGTCCGTGCAGTTCGAGGTGTGGGCACCGCAGGCCGACCGTGTGACGCTCCGGTGCGACGGCGCCACGCGCGCGTTGGAGCGCGATCCGGGGCGGGCGGGATGGTGGACCGGTGAGGCGCAGGCCGCGGACGGCACGCGATACGGCTTCGCGGTGGACGACGGCCCCGTGCGCCCCGACCCGCGCTCGCGCCGCCAGCCGGACGGCCCCGAGGGGCTGAGCGCGGTCGTCGACCACGGCCGCTACGCGTGGCGTACGCCGTGGTCGGGGCGCCCGCTGCCGGGCGCGGTCCTGTACGAGCTGCACGTGGGCACGTACACCCCCGCCGGCACCCTGGACGCGGCCGCCGAACGCCTGGAGCACCTCGCCGAACTCGGCGTCACCCACGTCGAGTTGATGCCCCTGTGCTCCTTCCCCGGCCGACACGGCTGGGGGTACGACGGGGTGTCGCCGTGGGCGGTGCACGAGCCGTACGGCGGTCCCGAGGCGCTGAAGCGGTTCGTCGACCGGGCCCACGAGCTCGGGCTGGGCGTCGTGCTGGACGTGGTGCACAACCATCTGGGCCCGTCCGGCAACCATCTGCCCGAGTTCGGCCCTTACTTCACCGACACGCACCACACGCCGTGGGGCACGGCCGTCAACCTGGACGCGCCCGGCTCGGACGAGGTGCGCGCCTATCTGCTGGGCAGCGCGCTGGCCTGGCTGCGCGACTACCGGCTCGACGGGCTGCGCCTGGACGCGGTGCACGCGCTCGCGGACACGCGCGCGTACCCCTTCCTGGAGGAGCTGGCCGCGGCCGTTGACGCCCTCCGGGCGGAGACGGGCCGGCCGCTGTTCCTGATCGCCGAGTCCGACCTCAACGACCCGCGGCTGATCACGCCGCGTCGGCAGGGCGGCGTCGGCCTGCACGCGCAGTGGAACGACGACTTCCACCACGCCCTGCACACCGCGCTCACCGGCGAGTCCCAGGGCTACTACGGCGACTTCGCGCGCGACCCGTTCGCCGCGCTCGCCAAGACCCTCACCGGCGGCTACTTCCACGACGGCACGTACTCCGGTTTCCGGGGCCGCCGGCACGGCCGGCCGCTGGACCGCTCCCGGGTGCCCGCGCACCGGCTCCTCGGGTACGCCCAGACCCACGACCAGGTCGGCAACCGCGCCCAGGGCGACCGCCTCTCGGCGTCCCTCTCCCCGGGCCTGCTGGCGTGCGCGGCCGCGCTGACGCTGACCGCCCCGTTCACGCCGATGCTGTTCATGGGCGAGGAGTGGGCGGCGGGCACCCCCTGGCAGTACTTCACCGACCACACCGACCCGGAGCTCGCCGAGGCCGTACGGCGGGGCAGGCGGCGGGAGTTCGCGGCGCACGGCTGGGCCGAGGAGGACGTGCCCGACCCGCAGGACCCGGCGACGCGCGAGCGCTCCTGCCTGGACTGGTCCGAGCCGCGGCGCGAACCGCACGCGCGCGTGCTGGCCTGGTACCGCGAGCTGATCGCGCTGCGGCACGCGCAGCCCGACCTCACCGATCCCGACCTGGCCGACACCAAGGTCGCCCATGACGCGCAGGCGCGCTGGCTGGCCTTCCGGCGCGGCGACGTCCGGGTGGCCGTCAACCTCGGCAAAGCGCCGGCCGCGATCCCCCTGGGCCCGCGCCCCGCCCGTGTCCTCGCCGCATGGGAGCCGGTGGCCGCCCCGGGTGCTGACGGCCTGTTGCATGTGCCCGGGGAGGCGTGCGTCGTCCTGGAGCAGGAGTGAGCGCCGCTACTCCCACCCCTCCTCGTCCGCCCCGCCCTCGCCGCGTTCCCCGTCCTCGCGGAACTCGGTGACCCGTTCCAGCAGGATCGCCTCCCAGGCGCGCCGCAGCCGCGTGCGCGGGAGGGTGAGCGCCTCGACGGCGCGTGGGCCCGTGTCGTGGGCGTCGAGGTGCTGTGCGAGGTGGACGACGGTGTCGCAGCGGGCGAGCCACAGGCCGCGCAGGCAGGGGCGGGCGCCGTATCCGGCGAGGGTGGCGGCGCGGACGGCGGCGCCGGAGCCGACGGCGAGGGCCAGACCGGCGATGTCCTCGGCGGGGTCCCCGATGACCGCGTCGGTCCAGTCGAGGACGCCGCGTACCCGGCCGTCGGCGCTCACCACGAGGTGTTCGCCCCGCAGGGCGTGGTGGACGAGCACGGCGGTGGCGGGCTGCGCGGCGAGTTGGGCCGCGCCGGCGGGGGTGAGCTGGTGGAGGCGGGCGGCGTCGAACTCGTCGGCGCGGGCTAGGCGTTCGGCGGCGGTTACGGCCATCCGGCGCAGCGCCTCCAGGGAGCGTGGGGCGGTCCGCGGCACGCCGAGCGTCTCGGCCTGCCGGGGCGGCACCTCGCGCAGTCCCCTGAGCAGTCCGGCGAGGTCGGCCTCGCCGACGGCCGACACGTCGTGCTCCTCGGCCGTGCTTCCGGGCAGCCTGGTGTCGAGGGTGTAGGCGAGCCCCGGTGACCACTCACCGTGCGCGACGCTGGTCGGCACGGCGACCGGGATGTGCGGGCGGACGAGGTCGCGCAGTCGCAGTTCACGGCGGCGGCGCAGGGCCGCCTCGCGGTCGGCGGCGAGGCGCAGCACGTGGCGGGAGCCGACCCACCAGGTGGTGTGCGCGCCGCCCTCGGCGACGGGCCGTACCTCCGGCCCGATGCCGCGGGCGCCGCCCTCCTCGAGGAGCGCGCGGACCAGTCGGCGGACGGTGTCCGCGGTGGGTGTCGGTGCCTGGGTCATGGTCGCGCCGCTGCCGTTCGGGGTGGGTGCCGGGGACTCCTGAAGGGTGGATCAGTCCACTATGACCAGCTCACGGGTGGTGTTGTTGAGACGGCGTCCGCCGTCCTCGGTGACGGTGACGATGTCCTCGATGCGTACCCCGAACCGGCCCGGCAGGTACACGCCGGGCTCCACGGAGAAGCACATGCCGGGCACCAGGGGCCGCTCCTCGCCCTCGATCATGTAGGGCGGCTCATGGGTGGTGACGCCGATGCCGTGCCCGGTGCGGTGGATGAAGTACGCGCCGTAACCGGCGTCGGCGATGACGGCGCGGGCGGCCCGGTCGACCTCCTGACAGGCGACGCCGGGCCGGACCGCACGAAAGCCCGCCTCCTGGGCCTCGCGCACGACGTCGTGGACGCGGCGCTCCTCGTCGGTGGGCTCACCGACGTGGACGGTGCGGGAGGTGTCGGAGCCGTAACCGTCCTTGAGGCCGCCGAAGTCGAGGACGACCATGTCGCCGCGCTCGATGACCCGGTCGCCGACCTCGTGGTGCGGGTTGGCGCCGTTGGGCCCGGAGGCGACGATGGTGAAGTCGACCTGGGAGTGCCCGAACCGGCGCAGCAGGTCGGCGAGGTCGGCGCCGACCTCCGTCTCCCGGCGTCCAGCGAAGGGAACCTTCCGGATCTCCTCGTACGTTGCGTCTGCGGCCGCTCCCGCGGCCGCCATGAGCTCCAGCTCGGCCGCGTCCTTGACGGCGCGAAGCATGGGCAGGGCCTCGGTGAGGGAGGCGTAGGAGGTGGCGGGCAGGGTCTTCTGCAGGCCCAGCAGGTGCATCGCCCAGGCGTTGTCGCTGATCCCGAACCGGCCGCCCGTGTCGAGGAGGCCCGAGGTGAGGGCGTAGGGGTCCTTGCCGTCGGTCCAGTCCCGCAGGGTGAGTGCCGGGGCGCCGACCGCCTTCGCGGCGTCGGGGGCCTCCAGGGTCGGCACGACGAGGACGGGGTCTTGGCCGGCGGCCAGGACGAGCAGGGTGAGCCGTTCGGTGGCGGCGGTGGGCGCATACCCGGTGAGCCAGACGAGATCGGGTCCGGGCGCCACGAGCAGTCCGGCGAGTCCGGCGTCGGCGGCCTCGCGCGCCGCCCGCTCCATGCGGGCCCGGTAGTCGTCGGCGGTGAAGGGCGCGGGGGCGGTGCCGGTCATCCGGGCCTCCCAATGAAGAACGTAGTGAAAAACGTGGCGACTGAGGTGTGACGGACGTGGTGACACCGGTGTGGTGACCACGGGCAGCATCCTGCCCGTACGGCGGGGGTCGCGCGAGCCGATTGCGGGGGGTTTCGCACGGGTGGGCGGCCCGGATCAGGCGTCCAGGGCCATGCGCAGGCCGAGGAGCAGCAGCACACCGCCGGACACCTGCTCCAGGCGACGGCGCACCCCGGCCCGGGACAGGACGGTCTTCAGCCGGCCCACGCACCACACGTACAGGCCGTAGTAGCCGACCTCGTAGAGCGCCCAGAGCGCGGCGAGTACCACCATGGTCGGCAGATGCGGGGCGTCTTTCGGTACGAACTGCGGCAGGAAGGACAGGGCGAACACGGCCGCCTTGGGGTTGGCGAGGTTCAGCAGCAGTCCGCCCCGGTAGGAGGCCCAGCCGCGCTGTTCGACGCCCTCCCAGTCACCGTCGCCCCGCTCGCCGCCCTGCTCCGTCCGGCGGGCCTGCCACAGCGCTCGGCCGCCGAGCCAGACGAGCACGACGGCGCCGACGACCCGCAGCACGTCGTACGCCACCTGGGAGGCCGTCAGCAGGGCGCTCAGGCCGAACGCGGCGACGACGCCCCAGACGAACACCCCGGTCTCGTTGCCGAGGACGGTCAGGAAGCCGGAGCGGCGGCTGCGCA is a window encoding:
- a CDS encoding LysE family translocator; this encodes MLTSRLAFLGACTLVAASPGPSTVLIVKQSLRSRRSGFLTVLGNETGVFVWGVVAAFGLSALLTASQVAYDVLRVVGAVVLVWLGGRALWQARRTEQGGERGDGDWEGVEQRGWASYRGGLLLNLANPKAAVFALSFLPQFVPKDAPHLPTMVVLAALWALYEVGYYGLYVWCVGRLKTVLSRAGVRRRLEQVSGGVLLLLGLRMALDA